From the genome of Sphingomonas sp. HMP6, one region includes:
- a CDS encoding error-prone DNA polymerase, with translation MSYHELHVTTHFSFLRGASSPEDLIKAAVIYGMPALGITDRNSVGGVVRALYACEQLAKIGCHIRPVVGCRLDLVDGTSLLVWPEDRAAWSRLTRLLTLGKGRADPQKGEKGQCFLHWEDVAEHAAGLVAALVPGLSDPGDPLALRWMADVFANRGHVCLTQHRRPGDAQRLHDLAATARRFGLTPLATGDVLYDTPDRRMLQDIITAIRHGCTIDELGFRRERSADRHVKAPAEMARRFRHFPEALAASAAIVERCTFSLRDVTQHYRYPDEIVISGKNPQDALATMARSALAERFDGNPPPAYTDLLEHELQLVATMGYAPYFLTVHSIVQYARSQEILCQGRGSAANSVICFVLGITSIDPVKHTLLFERFISTERQEPPDIDVDFEHERREEVIQWIYETYGERHAALTAVVSRFRSRGAIREVGKALGLPEDMTAALASQVWGWSSEGVPEEHVAALNLDPTEPRLALALDLATQLIGTPRHLSQHPGGFVLSHGRLDELVPIEPAAMIDRRVVEWEKADIEELGLMKVDILGLGMLGCIRRALDLLRAHKSVDLRLDSPTLQDNDAKTFAMICKADTLGTFQVESRAQMSMLPRMRPENFYDLAIQVAIVRPGPIQGDMVHPYLKRREQQRANRLAGRPDTIDYPSPALESVLKKTLGVPLFQEQAMQVAIVGAGFTAGEADRLRRAMATFKQTGGVGEFRDKLISGMLGNGISQDFAERLVKQIEGFGSYGFPESHAASFAKIAYASCWLKCHHPDVFCAALLNAQPMGFYAPAQIVRDAREHGVRIEPVCVNRSDWDTTLLPLPAGERADERSEVGRGAVINGSVQHSPSPRPVSGRPCPARSRIVRGTIRPETPRRGEREERLPLRLGLRIVLGLSGEEAGRILIARAARPFASVEDVWRRTGVSRGTLEKIAQADGFHGLGLDRRQALWAIKALGEKPLPLFAATESAAEPQVTLTALTAGREVVEDYRATQLSLRAHPVSFLRDTLDARRITRCGDLKRIKDGTRVEVAGLILVRQRPGSAKGVVFVTLEDETGIANAILWPDRFEAQRRTVMGAAMLGITGRVQCESGTIHVIADRITDLTGLLRQIGDLDLPNMTMPGDGATHGGTIDPRDRKPEWKPDSRTDYHYRERAEPVIPIKSHDFH, from the coding sequence ATGAGCTACCACGAACTGCACGTCACCACGCATTTCTCCTTCCTGCGCGGGGCGTCGTCGCCGGAGGACCTCATCAAGGCCGCGGTGATCTACGGAATGCCTGCGCTCGGCATTACCGACCGCAATTCGGTCGGCGGCGTGGTCCGTGCGCTCTACGCGTGCGAGCAACTGGCGAAAATCGGCTGCCACATCCGCCCGGTCGTCGGCTGTCGGCTCGATCTGGTCGATGGCACCTCGCTGCTCGTCTGGCCCGAGGACCGCGCCGCCTGGAGCCGCCTCACGCGGCTGCTCACGCTCGGCAAGGGCCGCGCCGATCCGCAAAAGGGCGAGAAAGGGCAATGTTTCCTGCATTGGGAGGATGTGGCGGAACATGCCGCGGGCCTCGTCGCGGCGCTGGTGCCCGGCCTGTCCGATCCCGGCGATCCGCTCGCCTTGCGCTGGATGGCGGATGTCTTCGCAAACCGCGGGCACGTCTGCCTGACGCAGCACCGCCGCCCCGGCGATGCGCAGCGTTTGCACGATCTGGCCGCCACCGCGCGGCGCTTCGGCCTCACCCCGCTCGCGACCGGCGACGTGCTCTACGACACGCCCGATCGGCGGATGCTGCAGGATATCATCACCGCGATCCGCCACGGCTGCACGATCGACGAACTCGGTTTTCGCCGTGAACGCAGCGCCGACCGGCATGTAAAGGCCCCGGCCGAAATGGCACGCCGCTTCCGGCATTTCCCGGAAGCCCTCGCCGCCAGCGCCGCGATCGTCGAGCGTTGCACCTTCTCGCTGCGCGACGTGACGCAGCATTATCGCTACCCCGACGAAATCGTCATCAGCGGCAAGAACCCGCAGGACGCGCTGGCGACGATGGCGCGCAGCGCGCTCGCCGAACGCTTCGACGGCAACCCGCCGCCCGCTTATACCGATCTGCTGGAGCATGAACTCCAACTCGTCGCGACGATGGGCTATGCGCCCTATTTCCTCACCGTCCATTCGATCGTGCAATATGCACGCAGCCAGGAAATCCTGTGCCAGGGGCGCGGCTCGGCGGCCAATTCGGTGATCTGCTTCGTGCTCGGCATCACCTCGATCGATCCGGTCAAGCACACCTTGCTGTTCGAACGCTTCATCTCGACCGAGCGGCAGGAACCGCCCGATATCGACGTCGATTTCGAACATGAACGGCGCGAGGAAGTGATCCAGTGGATCTACGAAACCTATGGCGAACGCCACGCCGCGCTGACCGCGGTGGTCAGCCGTTTCCGCTCGCGCGGCGCGATCCGCGAAGTCGGCAAGGCGCTGGGTTTGCCCGAGGACATGACTGCCGCTTTAGCCTCGCAAGTGTGGGGCTGGTCGAGCGAGGGCGTGCCCGAGGAACATGTCGCAGCACTCAATCTCGATCCGACCGAACCGCGCCTCGCGCTCGCGCTCGATCTGGCGACGCAGTTGATCGGCACGCCGCGCCATCTGTCGCAACATCCCGGCGGCTTCGTCCTCTCGCACGGTCGGCTCGACGAACTGGTGCCGATCGAACCCGCCGCGATGATCGATCGCCGCGTGGTCGAATGGGAGAAAGCCGATATTGAGGAGCTTGGCCTGATGAAGGTCGATATCCTCGGCCTCGGGATGCTCGGCTGCATACGTCGCGCCCTCGATTTGCTGCGCGCACACAAGAGCGTCGACCTCCGCCTCGACAGCCCGACCTTGCAGGACAATGACGCCAAGACCTTCGCGATGATTTGCAAGGCCGACACGCTCGGCACCTTCCAGGTCGAAAGCCGCGCGCAAATGTCGATGCTGCCACGGATGCGCCCGGAAAATTTCTACGACCTCGCCATCCAGGTCGCGATCGTGCGGCCCGGCCCGATCCAGGGCGACATGGTCCACCCCTATCTCAAACGCCGCGAGCAGCAGCGCGCCAACCGGCTCGCCGGGCGGCCCGACACTATAGACTATCCCAGCCCCGCGCTCGAATCCGTGCTCAAGAAAACGCTCGGCGTGCCGCTGTTCCAGGAACAGGCGATGCAAGTCGCGATCGTCGGTGCGGGCTTCACCGCTGGCGAGGCCGACCGGCTGCGCCGCGCGATGGCGACGTTCAAGCAGACCGGCGGCGTCGGCGAATTTCGCGATAAATTGATCTCGGGCATGCTCGGCAACGGCATCAGCCAAGATTTCGCCGAACGGCTGGTCAAGCAAATCGAGGGTTTCGGCAGCTACGGCTTCCCCGAAAGCCACGCCGCGAGCTTCGCCAAGATCGCCTATGCTTCGTGCTGGCTGAAATGCCATCATCCTGACGTGTTCTGCGCAGCACTGCTCAACGCGCAGCCGATGGGCTTCTACGCGCCTGCGCAAATCGTCCGCGATGCGCGCGAACATGGAGTGCGGATTGAGCCGGTGTGCGTGAACCGCAGCGATTGGGATACGACCTTACTCCCTCTCCCCGCCGGGGAGAGGGCGGACGAGCGCAGCGAAGTCGGGAGAGGGGCAGTCATCAACGGTAGCGTCCAGCACAGCCCCTCTCCCCGACCAGTTTCGGGTCGACCGTGCCCCGCACGGTCGAGGATCGTCCGGGGGACGATCCGACCCGAAACTCCCCGAAGGGGAGAGAGAGAAGAAAGACTCCCCCTCCGCCTCGGCCTCCGCATCGTCCTCGGCCTCTCCGGCGAAGAAGCGGGCCGCATCCTCATCGCCCGCGCCGCGCGCCCGTTCGCCTCGGTCGAGGATGTGTGGCGGCGCACCGGCGTCTCGCGCGGCACGCTCGAAAAGATCGCGCAGGCCGATGGCTTCCATGGCCTCGGGCTCGATCGTCGGCAGGCGCTATGGGCGATCAAGGCGCTCGGCGAGAAACCACTCCCGCTCTTCGCCGCAACCGAATCCGCCGCCGAGCCGCAGGTCACGCTCACCGCGCTCACCGCGGGCCGCGAAGTTGTCGAGGATTATCGCGCGACGCAATTGTCGCTGCGCGCGCATCCGGTCAGCTTCCTACGCGACACGCTCGATGCACGGCGCATCACGCGCTGCGGCGATTTGAAACGGATCAAGGACGGCACCCGCGTTGAAGTCGCCGGGCTGATCCTGGTGCGGCAACGCCCCGGCAGTGCGAAAGGCGTGGTGTTCGTCACGCTGGAGGACGAAACCGGCATCGCCAACGCGATCCTGTGGCCCGACCGGTTCGAAGCACAGCGCCGCACCGTGATGGGCGCGGCGATGCTCGGCATCACGGGGCGCGTGCAATGCGAAAGCGGCACGATCCACGTCATCGCCGACCGCATTACCGATCTGACCGGCTTACTCCGCCAGATCGGCGACTTGGATTTGCCCAACATGACCATGCCCGGCGACGGCGCGACGCATGGCGGCACGATCGACCCGCGCGATAGAAAGCCCGAGTGGAAACCCGACTCCCGCACCGACTATCATTACCGCGAGCGCGCTGAGCCCGTGATCCCGATCAAGAGCCACGACTTCCACTGA
- a CDS encoding fumarylacetoacetate hydrolase family protein, producing the protein MKLASLKSGRDGQLVVVSNDLAWCADAAHIAPTLQAALDDWDRLLPDLQNLATDLEHEMIPMRRFHEHAAASPLPRAYQWADGSAYVNHVALVRQSRGAELPDSFWHDPLMYQGGSDGFLAPRDPIPFAEEELGCDFEAEVVVVTGDVPLGASRDEALASVRLVGLTNDVSLRHLIPGELGKGFGFFQSKPASAFSPVFVTPDALGDWWQDGKLHRRLCVDLNGTPFGRADAAVDMTFDFGTLIAHAAKTRALCAGTIIGSGTVSNRDADGGPGKTIAEGGVGYSCLAELRTIEMLRTGSPHTPFLAAGDTVRIWAEDDKRHPIFGVIEQTVVG; encoded by the coding sequence GTGAAACTTGCCAGCCTCAAATCGGGTCGCGACGGGCAACTCGTTGTCGTATCGAACGATCTCGCCTGGTGCGCGGATGCGGCGCACATCGCGCCGACGCTGCAGGCCGCGCTCGACGATTGGGATCGGCTGCTGCCCGATCTGCAAAATCTGGCGACCGACCTGGAACATGAGATGATTCCGATGCGGCGCTTCCACGAACATGCCGCCGCGTCGCCGCTGCCGCGCGCGTATCAATGGGCTGATGGCTCGGCGTACGTGAACCATGTCGCTTTGGTGCGGCAATCGCGCGGCGCCGAATTGCCCGACAGCTTCTGGCACGATCCGCTGATGTATCAAGGCGGCTCCGACGGTTTCCTCGCACCGCGCGACCCGATCCCGTTCGCGGAAGAGGAGCTGGGCTGCGATTTCGAGGCCGAAGTCGTGGTCGTCACCGGCGACGTGCCGCTGGGCGCGAGCCGCGACGAAGCATTGGCCAGCGTGCGACTGGTCGGGCTGACCAATGACGTGAGCTTGCGCCATCTCATCCCCGGCGAACTCGGCAAGGGCTTCGGCTTCTTCCAGTCGAAGCCGGCCAGCGCCTTCTCACCGGTGTTCGTGACCCCCGATGCGCTCGGCGATTGGTGGCAGGACGGCAAGCTGCACCGGCGGCTGTGCGTCGATCTCAACGGCACGCCGTTCGGCCGCGCCGATGCGGCCGTCGACATGACCTTCGATTTCGGCACGCTGATCGCCCATGCCGCCAAGACGCGCGCGTTGTGCGCAGGCACGATCATCGGGTCTGGCACCGTCTCCAACCGCGACGCCGATGGCGGCCCGGGCAAGACGATCGCCGAGGGCGGCGTCGGCTATTCGTGCCTCGCCGAATTGCGCACGATCGAGATGCTCCGCACCGGCAGCCCGCACACGCCGTTCCTGGCCGCCGGCGATACCGTGCGCATCTGGGCCGAGGACGACAAGCGTCACCCGATCTTCGGGGTGATCGAGCAGACGGTGGTCGGCTGA
- a CDS encoding acyl-CoA dehydrogenase family protein, protein MSSTLDTVPGRFAYNEDHEAFRQTVRSFLQKEGVPHVNEWEENKLVPKSFWMKAGEIGMLCPTAPEAYGGLGLDFGYNAIVDEEMAYNGVPAGFSLQSDIVAGYIETYGSEEQKQQWLPKMVSGEVITAIAMTEPGTGSDLQAIRTSAKKDGNHYVINGSKTYITNGQNTDLTLVVAKTDPDAKPAWKGMSIILVESDRDGFKKGRKLDKIGQDAADTSELFFEDVRVPITNCLGEEGKGFIYLMSQLPQERLSIAVSVQASAQKAFDETVEFTKTRKAFAGMVFDFQNTRFVLADLKAKLQVGWAHLDWAIARHLKGELTNEEGAAAKLWHTDLQWEVMDKCLQLHGGAGYMNEYPIARAWRAARVTRIFGGTNEIMKELIGRSL, encoded by the coding sequence ATGTCATCGACGCTCGACACCGTCCCCGGCCGCTTCGCTTATAACGAGGATCATGAGGCGTTCCGCCAGACCGTGCGCAGCTTCCTGCAAAAGGAAGGCGTGCCGCACGTCAACGAATGGGAAGAGAACAAGCTCGTCCCCAAATCCTTCTGGATGAAGGCGGGCGAGATCGGGATGCTCTGCCCGACTGCACCCGAGGCATATGGCGGCCTGGGTCTCGACTTCGGCTATAACGCGATCGTCGATGAAGAGATGGCGTATAACGGCGTGCCCGCAGGCTTCTCGCTCCAGTCCGACATCGTCGCTGGCTATATCGAGACCTATGGCTCGGAAGAGCAGAAGCAGCAATGGCTGCCCAAGATGGTCTCGGGCGAAGTGATCACCGCCATCGCGATGACCGAACCCGGCACCGGCAGCGACCTGCAGGCGATCCGCACCAGCGCCAAGAAGGACGGCAATCACTACGTCATCAACGGCTCCAAGACGTACATCACCAATGGTCAGAACACCGATCTGACGCTGGTCGTCGCCAAGACCGATCCCGATGCGAAGCCCGCGTGGAAGGGCATGTCGATCATCCTGGTCGAAAGCGACCGCGATGGCTTCAAGAAGGGCCGCAAGCTCGACAAGATCGGGCAGGATGCCGCCGACACGTCGGAGCTGTTTTTCGAGGACGTCCGCGTGCCGATCACCAACTGTCTGGGCGAAGAGGGCAAGGGCTTCATCTATCTGATGAGCCAATTGCCGCAGGAACGCCTCAGCATCGCGGTGTCGGTCCAGGCCTCGGCACAAAAGGCGTTCGACGAGACGGTCGAATTCACCAAGACGCGCAAGGCGTTCGCCGGAATGGTGTTCGATTTCCAGAACACGCGCTTCGTGCTGGCGGATTTGAAGGCCAAGCTGCAGGTCGGCTGGGCCCACCTCGACTGGGCGATCGCGCGCCATTTGAAGGGCGAGCTGACCAATGAGGAAGGTGCCGCCGCCAAGCTATGGCACACCGACCTACAATGGGAAGTGATGGACAAGTGCCTGCAATTGCACGGTGGTGCGGGCTATATGAACGAATATCCGATTGCGCGGGCATGGCGTGCGGCGCGCGTGACGCGCATTTTCGGCGGCACGAACGAGATCATGAAGGAACTGATCGGGCGCTCGCTCTGA